The following are encoded together in the Gemmatimonadota bacterium genome:
- a CDS encoding VCBS repeat-containing protein, producing MSGSRRRRTNALAAAFAAGALAAVACGERAPAEPPLFELLTPEATGVAFTNTLPESPDFNILNYLYYYNGGGVAVGDVNGDALPDLYFSSNLESNRLYLNKGDFRFEDVTEKAGVQGPEGWKTGVTMADVDGDGDLDLYVSAVSYLGMHGRNVLYVNDGRGIFADQTQAFGLEHVGYSTQAAFFDYDLDGDLDMYLLNHSTHTERAVGSPALRKIRHPTAGDRLFRNDDGRFTDVSDAAGIYGGVEGYGLGVVVSDVNVDGCPDLYIANDFQENDYLYRNNCNGTFTESIARATKHTSRFSMGVDAADFDNDGLPDLAVLDMLPEREDVLKTSASSEGFNLFDLRVRAGYWPQYARNTLQLNRGDGRFSEIGYQAGVQATDWSWSALFADLDDDGRKDLYITNGIYRRPNDLDYINYVGNEAMQSSLARGVTRENLALLDSMPRIPLANYAFRNEGNYRFADMAERWGLAQPGFSNGAAYADLDNDGALDLVVNNIAAPASIYRSRVRERTKHAWLSVTLHGEGKNTAGIGARVQVSAGGVTQTLEQMPTRGFLSSVDPRLHFGFGAASQGDSLVVVWPDRRLQVVKPLPLNRALTLEQKDATSRWSPTPATSAPLLTDVSPELGEPVRHLENDFLDYDREPLMPHRLSTEGPALASADVNGDGLDDLYVGGAKWQAGRLLVQQRDGSFRPSPQPAFAADSIPEDVDAAFFDADGDGDQDLYVVSAGNEFWGDAEQLDDRLYFNDGRGTFSRNASALPPFHENGSCVLPGDFDGDGDLDLFVGSRVVSRAYGLTPRSHLLLNDGRGQFRDVTADQAPALAEAGMVSSGGWVDYDADGKLDLVVAGEWMAARVFHQEGGKFVDRTQEAGLGGSEGWWNSVTVADLDGDNRPDLVLGNLGLNAYVRATTSEPARLYVADFFKTGSLKQILTFHKHGTSYPVVGRDDLVKLMPPLRQKYPSYKSFGAATLEEILPSSELASAKVLEAKTFASAVALGTGKGFTLAALPAEAQFFPVYAAMARDFDGDRKVDLLLGGNFYGVTPVYGRYDAGYGLLLRGGGDGTFSAMDMATSGVRIDGEVRALVPVRGTNGRASVAVARNNETLLLLRARATVGVVP from the coding sequence ATGAGCGGGAGTCGCAGGCGGCGGACGAATGCCCTCGCGGCGGCCTTCGCCGCTGGGGCGCTGGCCGCCGTGGCGTGCGGCGAGCGCGCGCCGGCGGAACCGCCGCTGTTCGAGCTGCTCACCCCCGAGGCGACCGGCGTGGCGTTCACCAACACGCTCCCCGAGTCGCCCGACTTCAACATCCTGAACTACCTGTACTACTACAACGGCGGCGGGGTCGCGGTGGGCGACGTGAATGGCGACGCCCTCCCCGACCTGTACTTCTCCAGCAACCTCGAATCGAATCGTCTCTACCTCAACAAGGGGGACTTTCGCTTCGAGGACGTGACGGAGAAGGCGGGGGTTCAAGGCCCCGAGGGGTGGAAGACCGGCGTCACGATGGCCGACGTCGATGGCGACGGCGATCTCGATCTCTACGTCTCCGCCGTCAGCTACCTGGGGATGCACGGCCGCAACGTGCTGTACGTGAACGATGGGCGCGGGATCTTCGCCGACCAGACGCAGGCGTTCGGGCTGGAGCACGTGGGGTACTCGACGCAGGCCGCCTTCTTCGACTACGACCTCGACGGCGACCTGGACATGTACCTGCTCAACCACTCGACGCACACCGAGCGTGCGGTCGGGTCGCCGGCGCTGCGCAAGATCAGGCATCCCACGGCCGGTGACCGCCTCTTTCGCAACGACGACGGGCGCTTCACCGACGTGAGCGACGCCGCCGGGATCTACGGCGGGGTCGAAGGCTACGGGCTCGGTGTCGTCGTGAGCGACGTGAACGTCGACGGCTGCCCAGACCTCTACATCGCCAACGACTTCCAGGAGAACGACTACCTCTACCGCAACAACTGCAACGGGACCTTCACCGAGTCGATCGCGCGCGCCACCAAGCATACGTCGCGCTTCTCGATGGGGGTCGACGCCGCCGACTTCGACAACGACGGCCTCCCCGACCTCGCCGTCCTCGACATGCTCCCCGAGCGCGAGGATGTGCTCAAGACGTCGGCGTCGAGCGAAGGGTTCAACCTCTTCGACCTTCGCGTGCGCGCCGGCTACTGGCCGCAGTACGCCCGCAATACGTTGCAGCTGAATCGCGGCGACGGCCGCTTCTCGGAGATCGGCTACCAGGCGGGCGTGCAGGCCACCGACTGGAGCTGGTCGGCGCTCTTCGCCGACCTCGATGACGACGGGCGCAAGGATCTCTACATCACCAACGGGATCTACCGTCGCCCGAACGACCTGGACTACATCAACTACGTCGGCAACGAGGCGATGCAGTCGTCGCTGGCGCGCGGGGTGACCCGGGAGAACCTGGCGCTCCTCGACAGCATGCCGCGCATTCCGCTGGCCAACTACGCCTTTCGGAACGAGGGGAACTATCGCTTCGCCGACATGGCCGAGCGGTGGGGGCTCGCGCAGCCGGGTTTCTCGAATGGCGCTGCCTACGCGGACCTCGACAACGACGGCGCGCTCGACCTGGTCGTGAACAACATCGCGGCCCCCGCCTCGATCTACCGTAGCCGCGTGCGCGAACGCACGAAGCACGCTTGGCTCTCGGTCACGCTGCACGGTGAAGGGAAGAACACCGCTGGCATCGGCGCGCGCGTGCAGGTCTCCGCGGGTGGCGTGACGCAGACGCTGGAACAGATGCCGACGCGCGGCTTCCTGTCATCGGTCGACCCGCGGCTGCACTTCGGATTTGGCGCGGCGTCGCAGGGCGACTCGCTCGTCGTGGTCTGGCCCGACCGGCGCCTGCAGGTCGTGAAGCCGCTCCCGCTCAACCGTGCCCTCACGCTCGAGCAGAAGGACGCGACGTCACGCTGGTCGCCGACGCCAGCCACCTCGGCGCCGCTCCTCACCGACGTCTCCCCCGAGCTGGGGGAACCGGTGCGCCATCTCGAGAACGATTTCCTCGACTACGATCGTGAGCCGCTGATGCCGCACCGCCTCTCCACCGAGGGGCCGGCGCTGGCCAGCGCCGACGTGAACGGCGACGGGCTCGACGACCTGTACGTTGGTGGGGCCAAGTGGCAGGCGGGGAGGCTCCTCGTGCAACAGCGCGACGGGAGCTTCCGCCCCTCGCCCCAACCGGCGTTTGCCGCCGACTCCATCCCCGAGGATGTCGACGCCGCCTTCTTCGATGCCGACGGCGACGGCGACCAGGACCTGTACGTAGTGAGCGCCGGGAACGAGTTCTGGGGCGACGCCGAGCAGCTCGACGACCGGCTGTATTTCAACGACGGGCGTGGCACCTTCAGCCGCAACGCCTCGGCGCTCCCGCCCTTCCACGAGAACGGGAGCTGCGTCCTCCCCGGCGACTTCGATGGCGACGGGGACCTCGACCTCTTCGTGGGTTCGCGTGTCGTCTCCCGCGCGTACGGCCTCACGCCGCGCAGCCACCTGCTGCTCAACGACGGCCGCGGACAGTTCCGCGACGTGACGGCCGACCAGGCGCCGGCGCTGGCCGAAGCGGGGATGGTCTCGTCAGGCGGATGGGTCGACTACGACGCCGACGGCAAGCTCGACCTGGTAGTGGCAGGGGAATGGATGGCGGCGCGTGTCTTCCACCAGGAAGGGGGAAAGTTCGTCGATCGCACGCAGGAGGCCGGGCTTGGTGGCAGCGAAGGCTGGTGGAACAGCGTCACGGTCGCCGACCTCGATGGCGACAACCGCCCCGACCTCGTGCTCGGCAACCTGGGGCTCAACGCCTATGTGCGCGCCACCACGAGCGAGCCGGCGCGGCTCTACGTGGCCGACTTCTTCAAGACCGGCTCGCTCAAGCAGATCCTCACGTTCCACAAGCATGGGACCAGCTATCCCGTGGTAGGGCGCGACGATCTCGTGAAGCTCATGCCGCCGTTGCGGCAGAAGTATCCGTCGTACAAGTCCTTTGGCGCGGCGACGCTCGAGGAGATCCTCCCCTCGTCGGAGCTGGCGAGCGCGAAGGTGCTGGAGGCGAAGACCTTTGCCTCGGCCGTCGCCCTCGGAACGGGGAAGGGGTTCACGCTCGCGGCGTTGCCGGCCGAGGCGCAGTTCTTCCCCGTGTATGCGGCCATGGCACGCGACTTCGATGGCGACCGGAAGGTCGACCTCCTGCTCGGCGGGAACTTCTACGGCGTGACGCCGGTGTACGGGCGGTACGATGCCGGGTATGGCCTCCTGCTGCGTGGAGGCGGCGACGGGACGTTCAGCGCGATGGACATGGCGACGAGTGGTGTGCGCATCGACGGTGAGGTGCGTGCGCTCGTCCCGGTGCGCGGCACGAATGGGCGCGCCTCGGTGGCGGTGGCCCGCAACAATGAAACGCTGCTCCTTCTGCGTGCACGTGCCACGGTGGGCGTCGTGCCCTGA
- a CDS encoding glycoside hydrolase family 97 protein, with product MTVRHRCARALRGLARRTSIWVALAAVMAPTIAATQGTATTGALRLASPDGRNEVTVLVREGGLYYAVSRKGRPIVTPSRLGFTFRGAPPLKDGLRITGSSNAAHDETWTQPWGEVARVRDHHNELKVSVEETQPPGRRLVVAFRAFNDGVGFRYELPAQDALRDFTIMEELTEFAMADDARAWWIPSFRFNRYEYLYRASPVSTLDTVHTPLTMETKDGTHVVIHEANLVDYASMNLRANKEQDRTLHAVLAPMADGSAVTARTPFHTPWRTIQLADRAADLVPSVLGLNLNPPNVITNTSYITPMKYNGIWWGMHLGTWSWESGAKHGATTANTKRYIDFAAANALGGTLVEGWNIGWDGNWIENGDKFSFTQPYPDYDLQGVAAYAKSKGVALIGHNETGMGVANYERQLDSAFALYQSLGITAVKTGYVGDKTRAGDAHHSQLMVRHFRKVVETAAKYGITIDAHEPIKDTGERRTYPNMMTREGARGQEYNAWGGEGGNPPEHETILFFTRLLSGPMDYTPGIFDIFLTSAGKPRTPEQPRPRTTLAKQLALYVVLYSPLQMAADLPENYEGKAPFQFIRDVAVDWDTTRVLTGKIGDYVVVARKAKGKDEWFVGGITDEEGRTFDLPLNFLGAGKRYVAEVYADGPGAHWRDNPLPVAIARRPVSATTTLRMVLAPGGGQAIRIRAVR from the coding sequence ATGACCGTTAGGCATCGTTGCGCACGCGCGCTGCGGGGGCTCGCCCGGCGGACGAGTATCTGGGTGGCACTGGCGGCCGTCATGGCGCCGACGATCGCGGCGACGCAAGGGACCGCGACGACCGGGGCGCTCCGCCTCGCCTCGCCCGACGGGCGCAACGAGGTGACGGTCCTCGTGCGCGAGGGGGGGCTGTACTACGCCGTGTCGCGCAAGGGACGCCCGATCGTCACGCCATCGCGGCTGGGCTTCACCTTCCGCGGCGCGCCGCCGCTCAAGGATGGACTGCGCATCACCGGGTCCTCGAACGCCGCGCACGACGAGACGTGGACGCAGCCGTGGGGCGAGGTGGCGCGCGTGCGCGACCACCATAACGAGTTGAAGGTATCGGTCGAGGAGACACAGCCGCCGGGGCGCCGCCTCGTCGTCGCCTTCCGCGCCTTCAACGACGGCGTCGGCTTTCGCTACGAGCTCCCCGCGCAGGACGCGCTCCGCGACTTCACCATCATGGAGGAGCTCACCGAGTTCGCCATGGCGGACGATGCGCGCGCCTGGTGGATCCCGTCGTTCCGCTTCAACCGCTACGAGTACCTCTATCGCGCCTCGCCGGTGAGCACGCTCGACACCGTGCACACGCCGCTGACGATGGAGACCAAGGACGGGACGCACGTGGTGATCCACGAGGCGAATCTCGTCGACTATGCCTCGATGAACCTGCGCGCCAACAAGGAGCAGGATCGCACGCTGCACGCGGTGCTGGCGCCGATGGCCGATGGGAGCGCCGTCACCGCGCGCACCCCGTTCCACACGCCGTGGCGCACCATTCAGCTGGCCGACCGCGCCGCCGACCTCGTCCCGTCGGTGCTCGGGCTCAACCTCAATCCGCCGAACGTCATCACCAACACCAGCTACATCACCCCGATGAAGTACAACGGCATCTGGTGGGGGATGCACCTGGGGACGTGGTCGTGGGAGTCGGGGGCGAAGCACGGTGCCACCACGGCGAACACGAAGCGCTACATCGATTTTGCCGCGGCCAACGCGCTCGGCGGGACGCTCGTGGAAGGGTGGAACATCGGGTGGGACGGCAACTGGATCGAGAACGGCGACAAGTTCTCCTTCACCCAGCCGTACCCCGACTACGACCTCCAGGGGGTGGCCGCGTACGCCAAGTCGAAGGGGGTCGCGCTGATCGGGCATAACGAGACGGGGATGGGGGTGGCCAACTACGAGCGCCAGCTCGATAGCGCCTTCGCCCTCTACCAGTCCCTCGGCATCACCGCGGTCAAGACGGGCTACGTGGGCGACAAGACACGCGCCGGCGACGCCCATCACTCGCAGCTCATGGTGCGCCACTTCCGGAAGGTGGTGGAAACGGCGGCGAAGTACGGGATCACGATCGACGCGCACGAACCCATCAAGGACACCGGCGAACGTCGCACCTACCCGAACATGATGACGCGGGAAGGGGCGCGTGGGCAGGAGTACAATGCGTGGGGGGGCGAAGGGGGCAATCCGCCGGAACACGAGACGATCCTCTTCTTCACGCGATTGCTCTCGGGGCCGATGGACTACACTCCCGGGATCTTCGACATCTTCCTGACCAGCGCGGGGAAGCCGCGCACGCCGGAGCAGCCACGACCGCGCACTACGCTCGCCAAGCAGCTCGCCCTGTACGTCGTGCTGTACTCGCCGTTGCAGATGGCGGCCGACCTCCCGGAGAACTACGAGGGGAAGGCGCCGTTCCAGTTCATCCGCGACGTGGCGGTCGACTGGGACACCACGCGTGTCCTCACGGGCAAGATTGGCGACTACGTCGTGGTGGCTCGCAAGGCGAAGGGGAAGGACGAGTGGTTCGTTGGTGGGATCACCGACGAAGAGGGGCGCACCTTCGACCTCCCGCTCAACTTCCTCGGTGCCGGCAAGCGCTACGTGGCGGAGGTGTACGCTGATGGGCCGGGGGCGCACTGGCGTGACAACCCGCTCCCCGTCGCGATCGCTCGGCGCCCGGTGAGCGCGACGACGACGCTGCGCATGGTGCTCGCCCCTGGGGGCGGACAGGCGATCCGCATCAGGGCAGTGCGTTAG
- a CDS encoding vanadium-dependent haloperoxidase: MHQSISKRISAGATVAVLVLSALGGVACSGKASARPSTASDTELLHQAVDQLSDVIIYDIFSPPQASRVYAYASVAAYEALRQGDTTYRTLAGQVNGLAPVPRPAPGGTLSYPLAGVHAFMVVGQALTFSRARMDSLRVAMDARYERRLPADVYRASIAYGDTVATHILAWAGQDRFKESRGWPKYSVTQARERWIPTPPAYMDAVEPHWGELRPFVMDTGSQFRPEPPLPFDSVASSPFMKEAREVYEVKAKLTDEQREILAFWDCNPYVMHVQGHTMFATKKITPGGHWMGIVGLASRKAGADPLRTADAYARTSIALADGFISSWDEKYRSSLIRPETYINRYIDEAWEPALQTPPFPEYTSGHSVISNAASTVLTDIFGDSFAFSDSTEMSYGLPVRSFPSFADAANEAAISRLYGGIHYRRAIDQGSAQGKRVGALVVERIHTRPSGAVVAAGHDR; encoded by the coding sequence ATGCACCAAAGCATCTCGAAGCGAATCTCTGCCGGCGCGACCGTCGCCGTGCTGGTGTTATCCGCGTTAGGTGGGGTGGCGTGCTCCGGCAAGGCGAGTGCCCGGCCGTCGACCGCGTCGGACACGGAGCTGCTGCACCAGGCGGTGGACCAGCTGAGCGACGTCATCATCTACGACATCTTCTCCCCGCCGCAGGCGAGCCGCGTGTATGCGTACGCGAGCGTGGCGGCGTACGAGGCGTTGCGGCAGGGGGACACCACCTATCGCACGCTGGCGGGGCAGGTGAACGGCCTCGCCCCCGTGCCACGCCCTGCGCCCGGAGGGACGCTGTCGTACCCGCTGGCGGGGGTGCACGCGTTCATGGTGGTGGGGCAGGCGCTGACCTTCTCGCGGGCCCGCATGGACTCGCTCCGGGTCGCGATGGACGCGCGCTACGAGCGGCGCCTCCCGGCCGACGTGTATCGCGCGTCGATTGCCTATGGCGATACGGTGGCCACGCACATCCTGGCCTGGGCGGGGCAGGATCGCTTCAAGGAGTCGCGCGGCTGGCCTAAGTATTCGGTGACGCAGGCGCGCGAGCGCTGGATTCCGACTCCCCCCGCCTACATGGACGCGGTCGAGCCGCACTGGGGCGAGCTGCGCCCCTTCGTGATGGACACCGGGTCGCAGTTCCGCCCCGAACCGCCGCTCCCCTTCGACTCCGTGGCCTCGTCGCCCTTCATGAAGGAGGCGCGTGAAGTCTACGAGGTGAAGGCGAAGCTCACCGACGAGCAGCGGGAGATCCTCGCGTTCTGGGACTGCAATCCGTACGTGATGCACGTGCAGGGGCACACGATGTTCGCCACGAAGAAGATCACCCCGGGCGGGCACTGGATGGGGATCGTGGGGCTCGCCTCGCGCAAGGCAGGGGCCGACCCGCTGCGCACCGCCGACGCCTACGCGCGCACATCGATCGCCCTGGCCGATGGCTTCATCTCGTCGTGGGACGAGAAGTACCGGAGTTCGCTCATTCGCCCAGAGACGTACATCAATCGCTACATCGACGAAGCATGGGAGCCGGCGCTGCAGACGCCGCCGTTCCCCGAGTACACGAGCGGCCATAGCGTGATCTCGAACGCGGCGTCGACGGTGCTCACCGACATCTTCGGCGACAGCTTCGCCTTCAGCGACTCGACGGAGATGTCGTACGGCCTCCCGGTACGCAGCTTCCCGTCGTTCGCCGACGCGGCGAACGAGGCGGCGATCAGCCGGTTGTACGGCGGGATTCACTACCGGCGCGCGATCGACCAGGGGAGTGCGCAAGGCAAGCGGGTCGGGGCGCTGGTGGTGGAGCGCATCCATACGCGTCCCAGCGGGGCCGTCGTCGCGGCTGGCCATGACCGTTAG
- a CDS encoding VCBS repeat-containing protein, whose amino-acid sequence MRRVPAPRRLLVPAFIVVAAACSRAPENAAAGYDRSAAPPPSDGKLFSLLPSSYTGVRFSNELTESSDVNVFIYRNFYNGGGVAIGDLTGDGLPEVILTSNQGGAKLYLNEGKFRFRDVTAGAGLDPQRAWTTGVTLADVNADGKLDIYLSHAGQVEPSKRRNTLWINQGAGADSVPTFKEEGEAYGVADEGYTTHAAFLDYDRDGDLDLFLINNSPRPVSSFGQRNTRNERDPYGGHKLYRNDNGKYSDVSAAAGIFGSEIGFGLGLGVADVNRDGWPDVYVSNDFFERDYLYLNKHDGTFDEALDRQLTADSYFSMGMDMADVDNDGWSDIYTTDMLPEDEYRLRTMASFEGWDVYQTKVANGYGYQFMRNMLQRNNRNGTFTDVGQMAGVARTDWSWSALIADLDLDGRKDIFVTNGLVKDVTSQDYIAFLANESTMEGAMKKNGDVDFMKLINAMKSTPIPNYAFQNRGALAFSNEAKAWGLDTPSFSSGAAYGDLDGDGALDLVVNNVNAEAFVYRNNALSVAKANRWLQVRLDGEGKNRFAVGARVSVVAGGDTLVQELNPARGFQSSVDYVLSFGLGARDSAAAVRVEWPDGRVSAMGLVAAGQRLVVAQASAAAAPDAAAPGATPTPVAAGGTLFAQAANIDGLPFTHRENDFVDFDRERLIPKMLSTEGPAMAVADVNGDGLDDVYLGGAKEQAGALLLQQGDGRFAAARVAAFDTDAISEDVGATFFDADGDGDKDLFVVSGGNEYSDMAPALQDRLYLNDGRGTFSKSADGVPVEFVAGSRPVAGDYDGDGDIDLFVGGRVVPWKYGEAPASALLRNDGRGRFTNVTAQLAPELLRVGMVTDAAWQDVDGDRRADLVVVGEWMPIAIFRNAGGGRLTPLVAKGLEQSAGWWNRIVAGDFTGDGRVDFVVGNLGLNTRLKASGSEPATMLVKDFDGNGFAEQVVACYAQGKRYPIVLRDDLIKAIPPLKARYLNYEDFAKATVDDIFPASDRTGALERSVQTFASALLRNDGNGSFTLVPLPDEAQLAPIYGILPRDVDGDGALDLLVAGNFDGFKPEIGRAAESRGLVLRGDGKGGFAPLTGAAIGFVVPGQSRDIQRVRTRSGELIVVARNNDRPLVFRPVSRSVAAGTGSRN is encoded by the coding sequence ATGCGCAGGGTACCGGCGCCCCGACGGCTGCTCGTGCCGGCGTTCATCGTTGTTGCCGCCGCGTGTTCGCGTGCGCCCGAGAACGCAGCCGCCGGCTATGACCGCAGCGCCGCGCCGCCGCCCTCCGACGGAAAGCTCTTCTCGTTGCTTCCGTCGTCGTATACCGGCGTTCGCTTCTCCAACGAGCTGACGGAGTCGAGCGACGTCAACGTCTTCATCTACCGCAATTTCTACAACGGCGGTGGCGTGGCGATCGGCGACCTCACGGGCGACGGACTCCCCGAGGTCATCCTCACTTCCAATCAGGGCGGGGCGAAGCTCTACCTGAACGAGGGGAAGTTCCGCTTTCGCGACGTGACCGCGGGGGCAGGGCTCGACCCGCAGCGCGCATGGACCACTGGCGTCACGCTCGCCGACGTCAATGCCGACGGGAAGCTCGACATCTACCTCTCGCATGCCGGGCAGGTGGAACCGTCCAAGCGCCGCAACACCCTGTGGATCAACCAGGGAGCCGGCGCCGACAGCGTCCCGACGTTCAAGGAAGAGGGGGAGGCGTACGGCGTGGCCGACGAAGGCTACACGACACACGCGGCCTTCCTCGACTACGACCGGGACGGCGACCTCGATCTCTTCCTCATCAACAACTCGCCGCGCCCGGTGAGCTCGTTCGGGCAGCGCAACACGCGCAACGAGCGCGACCCGTACGGCGGGCACAAGCTCTATCGCAACGACAACGGCAAGTACTCCGACGTGAGCGCCGCGGCCGGGATCTTCGGCAGCGAGATCGGCTTCGGGCTCGGGCTCGGCGTGGCCGACGTCAACCGCGACGGCTGGCCCGATGTGTACGTCTCGAACGACTTCTTCGAGCGCGACTACCTGTACCTCAACAAGCACGACGGGACCTTCGACGAAGCGCTCGACCGGCAGCTGACGGCCGACAGCTACTTCTCGATGGGGATGGACATGGCCGACGTCGACAACGACGGATGGTCGGACATCTACACCACCGACATGCTCCCCGAGGACGAGTACCGCCTGCGCACGATGGCGTCGTTCGAGGGGTGGGACGTGTACCAGACCAAGGTGGCCAACGGCTACGGCTACCAGTTCATGCGCAACATGCTGCAGCGCAACAACCGGAACGGGACGTTCACCGACGTCGGGCAGATGGCCGGCGTGGCGCGCACCGACTGGAGCTGGAGCGCCCTCATCGCCGACCTCGACCTGGATGGCCGCAAGGACATCTTCGTCACCAACGGGCTGGTGAAGGACGTGACGTCGCAGGACTACATCGCCTTCCTCGCCAACGAGTCGACGATGGAAGGGGCGATGAAGAAGAACGGCGACGTCGACTTCATGAAGCTGATCAACGCGATGAAGTCGACGCCGATCCCGAACTACGCCTTCCAGAACCGCGGCGCGCTGGCCTTCAGCAACGAGGCCAAGGCGTGGGGGCTCGACACCCCGTCGTTCTCCAGCGGCGCCGCCTACGGCGACCTCGATGGCGATGGGGCGCTCGACCTGGTGGTGAACAACGTGAACGCCGAGGCGTTCGTCTATCGCAACAACGCGTTGTCGGTCGCCAAGGCAAACCGCTGGCTGCAGGTACGCCTCGACGGCGAGGGGAAGAACCGCTTCGCGGTCGGGGCGCGGGTGAGCGTGGTGGCAGGGGGCGACACGCTGGTGCAGGAGCTCAACCCGGCGCGCGGCTTCCAGTCGTCGGTGGACTACGTGCTGTCGTTCGGCCTTGGCGCGCGCGACTCGGCGGCGGCGGTGCGCGTGGAGTGGCCCGACGGGCGCGTGAGCGCGATGGGGCTGGTCGCCGCGGGGCAGCGGCTGGTGGTGGCGCAGGCGTCGGCCGCCGCAGCGCCGGATGCCGCAGCGCCTGGGGCCACGCCGACGCCGGTTGCGGCTGGCGGAACGCTCTTCGCCCAGGCGGCGAACATCGACGGGCTCCCCTTCACGCACCGCGAGAACGACTTCGTCGACTTCGATCGGGAGCGGTTGATCCCCAAGATGCTGTCGACCGAAGGGCCGGCGATGGCGGTGGCCGATGTGAACGGTGATGGGCTCGACGACGTGTACCTGGGTGGGGCCAAGGAGCAGGCCGGGGCGCTCCTCCTGCAGCAGGGCGACGGGCGATTTGCCGCCGCGCGTGTCGCGGCCTTCGATACCGACGCGATCTCCGAGGATGTGGGGGCGACCTTCTTCGATGCCGACGGCGACGGCGACAAGGACCTGTTCGTCGTGAGCGGCGGCAACGAGTACTCGGACATGGCCCCTGCGCTGCAGGATCGCCTGTACCTCAACGATGGGCGCGGGACGTTCAGCAAGAGCGCCGACGGCGTGCCGGTCGAGTTCGTGGCCGGCTCGCGTCCGGTGGCCGGCGACTACGACGGCGACGGTGACATCGACCTCTTCGTGGGTGGACGCGTGGTGCCGTGGAAGTACGGCGAGGCGCCAGCGAGCGCGTTGCTGCGCAACGATGGGCGCGGGCGCTTCACCAACGTGACCGCGCAGCTCGCGCCCGAACTGCTGCGCGTGGGGATGGTGACCGACGCCGCCTGGCAGGATGTGGATGGCGATCGCCGCGCCGACCTGGTGGTGGTGGGCGAGTGGATGCCGATCGCCATCTTCCGCAACGCCGGGGGCGGTCGCCTCACGCCGCTGGTCGCAAAGGGGCTGGAGCAGAGCGCCGGCTGGTGGAACCGCATCGTCGCCGGCGACTTCACGGGCGACGGGCGCGTCGACTTCGTGGTTGGCAACCTCGGGCTCAACACGCGCCTCAAGGCGAGCGGCAGCGAACCGGCGACGATGCTGGTGAAGGACTTCGACGGGAACGGCTTCGCCGAGCAGGTGGTGGCGTGCTACGCCCAAGGGAAGCGCTACCCCATCGTGCTGCGCGACGACTTGATCAAGGCGATCCCGCCGCTCAAGGCGCGCTACCTCAACTACGAAGACTTCGCCAAGGCGACGGTCGACGACATCTTCCCGGCGTCCGATCGGACCGGGGCCCTCGAGCGGTCGGTGCAGACCTTTGCCAGCGCGTTGCTGCGCAACGACGGCAACGGGAGCTTCACGCTCGTTCCGCTGCCTGACGAGGCACAGCTTGCCCCGATTTATGGGATCCTGCCGCGCGACGTGGATGGTGATGGCGCGCTCGACCTGCTCGTGGCGGGCAACTTCGATGGCTTCAAGCCGGAGATCGGGCGGGCGGCAGAGAGCCGCGGGCTCGTGCTGCGTGGTGATGGGAAGGGGGGCTTCGCCCCGCTCACGGGGGCGGCGATCGGCTTCGTCGTCCCCGGGCAATCGCGCGACATCCAGCGCGTCCGCACGCGCAGTGGTGAGCTGATCGTGGTGGCGCGCAACAACGACCGACCACTCGTCTTTCGCCCGGTGTCGCGGTCGGTGGCCGCGGGCACCGGCTCGAGGAACTGA